The stretch of DNA CGCGAGACTCCCGCCTCGCGCCCGATGTCGTCCATCGTCGTCTTGGACGCCCCGTACTTGGCGAACACCCGTTCGGCCGCCTGCATGATCTGATCGCGCGCCTCGTCGGCGTCCTCGGAGAGGACATTGCCTGTCTTACGTCGCGCCATCATCTGTTCCCATCGCCGAATCGCACGACTCTACGATACATTGGACGATTCCTGTCCTATGTTCGCGGTGTCCAGTCGAAGTCGCCGACCGTCGTGCTGACGCGATCGGGGAAGTCGGGCGTCCGCTTCTCCAGGAACGACGCCACGCCCTCGCGGACGTCGCCGGACCGACCGCGCTCGTACAGCATCTGCGACTCGACGGCGTGCGCCCGTCGCGGGTCCTCACAGGCCGACATCCGCCACATCATCGCGCGGGTGAGTGCGACCGACACCGGCGAGGTGCCCGCGGCGAACTCGTCCGCGAGCGCCAGTGCGCGATCGAGGACCGCGGCCGCCGGGACCACCTCCGAGACGAGTCCGGCGGAGAGAGCCTGGTCGGCGGTCACCGTCGATCCGGCGATCGTCCACCGCAGCGCGGTGGGCATGCCGACGATGCGAGGCAGAAACCAGGTCGAGCAGGCCTCGGGAACCAGTCCTCGACGAGTGAAGACGAACGCGAACTTCGCGGTGTCCGAGGCGATCCGCACATCGCCGGGCAGCGACATGGTGACCCCCACGCCCGCCGCCGGTCCATTGATCGCCATGATCACCGGCTTGCGGGACTCGAACACGCGCAGCGCCGCGACGCCGCCGGAGTCGGGGGGCACCCCGTCGACGCCGTCTTCGGGCAGGAACGTGTCCCCGCCGGCCTCCAGGTCGGCGCCCGCGCAGAACGCCCGCCCGGTGCCGGTGACGACCACCGCGCGCACGGTGTCGTCGGCATCGGTCGCATCGAACGCCGCGACCAGATCGTCCCGCATCCCGTAGGTGAACGCGTTGAGTCGATCGGGGCGGTTCAGCCAGACGACCGCCGTCGTATCGCGTCGCTCGACCCACAGCGTCGGCCGCTCGATCAGCGCGGTCACCTGACCTTCTCGAACCGCACGTGCACGTCCTTGTACTCGTCGCGGATCGCGCTCTTCGCGATCTTCCCGGACGGCAGTCGCGGGAGCGGGTCGGCGGTCACGACCACGTACCGGGGGACCTTGAAGTCGGCGAGGACCGTGGAGCAGTGCTCGACGATCGTCGCGGCGTCGACGTCGCCGGTCACCGTGACGATCGCGGCGGGCGTCTCGCCGAACCTCTCGTCGGTCGCCGCGATCACCGCGACCTCGACGACACCGTCGATCGCGCCGATCGCGCTCTCGAGTTCGACGGGCGAGATGTTGATGCCGCCGGAGATGATGAGGTCCTTGAGTCGGTCGACGAATTTGACGCGTCCCTGTTCGTCGGCTTCGCCGAGGTCGCCGCTGTGCAGCCAACCGCCACGAAGCGCCTCCGCGGTGGTCTCCGGATCGTTCCAGTACCCCGGCGTCACACCGGGTCCGCGGACCACGAGTTCGCCGGTCTCCCCCGGCGCCGCCTCGTTCCCGTCGGAGTCGAACACCTTGACCTCGGTGAAGATCGAACCGGTGCCGCATCGGTCCGGGAACTCCATCGCCTCGGAGCGAACGGTCGCCGTCGCCACACCGCCGGCCTCGGTCATCCCGTAGATCTGACGCAGCAGAACGCCCTTGTCGGCCCATCGTTTGAGGAGATCGCCCGGAACGGCGGCCCCGCCGACGATGGCCGTCTTCAGAGAGGACAGATCGGCGCCGGCGAACTCCGGGGCGCGCGAGAGCGCCTCGAAGATCAACGGAACGCCGAAGATCGCCTCGACCGAGTGCTTCTCCAGCAGCGAGACCGCACGCGAGGGCACGAGGTCGGGTTCGACGACGAGCGTGCCGCCGAGGACGGTCGTGATCAGCAGTCCGTAGACCAGCCCCGGTGTGAACGCCAGCGGCAGCACGAGCAGCGTCGTCGTGCCCGGCCGGAACCCCTCCTCGGTGAGCGTGTTCTCCAAGACGATCGACAGCAGGGTCCGGTTGGTGAGCACGACGCCCTTCGAGAGCCCGGTGGACCCGCTGGTGAACAGGATCGTGATCGGCTCATCGGGTTCGGCGTCGACCCGGAACCGGTCGGCGCCGCCGTCGCGCAGTGAGGTGAGCTCGGCGAAGGGCACGATGGCGAACTCGTCGCCCATTCCCGCCGTCTCCGCGGCGAGGTCCTCGAACCCGGGTGCGACGACGACGGCGGTCAGTCCGGCCTCGTCGGCGATCTTGCGCAGCTCCGCCGGCTGATACCGACTGTTGAGCGGGACGAGGACGCCGGCCGACTTGAGGACCGACAATGCGGCGACGGGCCACTCCAGCGAGTTCGGGCCGAGGAGCCCGACACGATCGCCCGGCTTCACACCCGTGGTCTCCACGAGGTGCCGGGCGGCGCGCCCGGTCCAGTCCCGCAGGGTGCCGTAGTCGATCTCGGCGCCGTCGAAGACCAGGGCGACGTCCTGAGGTTTTGTGCGGCCCCACCAGTCGAGGGCTGCTCCGATGGTTGCGGTCATGGCGTGGTTTCCTTCATTTCTTCGATTCGGGAGGGCGGTCGCGGATGCGGCCGGTCAAGAGGCGCGGCTCAGTTCGTGACGGCCGATGATGAGCCGCATGATCTCGTTGGTGCCGCCGTAGATGCGCTGGATGCGAGCATCGGTGAAGGCCCGGGCGACGGGGTACTCGAGCATGTAGCCGTAGCCGCCGTGCAACTGGACGCAGGCGTCGAGCACCGCCCACTGGTTCTCGGTGGCGATCAGCTTCGTCTTGGCCGCGTCCTCCGGTGTGAGCGTGCCCGCGTTGTACCGTTCGACGGCCCGGTCGAGGTATGCCCGGCAGGCCTCGGTTCTGCTCACATGGTCGGCGAGGGTGAACGAGGTGTTCTGAAAGTCGCCGATCGCCTTGCCGAAGGCCCGACGCTCGCGGACGTAGTCCACGGTCCAGCGAAGAGCGGCCTCCGCGGAGAACTGGCCGGCGAGGGCGATGCCGAGTCGTTCGAGCGGCAGGCTGTCCATGAGGTGACCGAAGGCGCCGCCGACCTCGCCGAGGACGTTCGCGTCGGGAACCACCACGTCGTCGAAGAACAGCTCCGCGGTGTCCTGCGCCTGCAGGCCGACTTTCCGCAGCTTCCGGCCGCGACGGAATCCCGCCATGCCCTCCTCGACGACGAACAGCGTGAATCCCTTCGATCCCGCGTCGGCGTCGGTGCGGGCCACGACGATCACCAGATCCGCGAGGATCCCACTGGTGATGAACGTCTTCGATCCGGACAGGCGCCAACCGCCGTCGACCCGGGCGGCCGTGGTGGTGATGCCCTGCAGATCGCTGCCCGTGCCGGGTTCGGTCATCGCGATCGCCCCGATGGTCTCACCGGTGGTGAACCCGGGCAGCCACCGCTGCGACTGCTCCTCGTCGGCGAGCCGCAGCAGATAGTTCAGGACGATGTCGTCGTTGGTCGAGAACCCCGACTGCAGCGAACTGGCGCCGACCCGGGCCAGCTCGTTGATGAGCGCGACCCGGAACCGGTAGTCGGTGACCCCACTGCCGCCGTACTGCTCGGGGACCGCCAGTCCGAGCAGCCCCTGCCGCCCCGCCGCCGTCCACACGGAGCGGTCGATCTCGCGGTTCTCCTCCCAGGAGTCCAGGTGCGGGACCACATCCCTGGCGACGAACCGACGCACCGAGTCGGCATAGGCGAGATGGTCGGCCTCGAAGAGGTCACTGTCCATGAACGTTTTTCTCCTTCAACGGATCTCGTAAAGAACGTCGGTACGGTCGTGCTGCAGCCCCACGCGTCTGCTGACTGCGACGAGCGCGTCGTCGTCGGAGGAGACGTACGCGATCAGCCCGTCCAGTCCGCTCTGCGCCGCCCGAGCCCCCGCACCGACGAGCAGATCGGTCAGCACCGCGCGGCACTCGGCGTCGGTGAGCGACGGCGAGTACGCGAGCAGCGCCGCGCTCGCACATCGGCCGAACTCCTCCACGTACACCGGGCGCAGGTCGATCTCGACGAGCCCCGACAGACCGGCCTCGCCGCGGACACCGACCACGCTGCGGTCCTCGGCATCGAGTGCGGGACGGTCGTGCCCGACCCGCGACGCCAGCAGTTCCTCGATCGCCGCCGCATCGTCCGAGCCGAGGTCGACGACCCGGTCGGCGTCGCCCGCGGCCACCTCGACGCTCGGCCGGACCAGCTTCCACACCCGCCGTGTGCGGGGCAGCAGATTCCGGTCGCCGATGCGGCCCGACGCGGGATGGTTGCCGCGCGCCCACGATCGGATGCCGGCGAATCCACTCCCGAGCCATCCGTCGGGGCCGCTCGCGTCCACCCCCTCGCGTTCGAGGAGCAGTGTCACGATGCCGATCGACCGCAGGTCCGGGTCGATCACGATCGTCCCGTCCGCCCGTCCGTCGCCGCGATCGACGAGCCGGACGACGCCCGCCACGCGTTCGGGTTCGTCTGGACCGTCGAGCGTCCTGGGACGGGCCTCCAGCCAGATCACCAGATGGCGGACGCCGCTGCCGGGCGCCAGATCACGTTCGACGTCCGCCGGGTCGATCGAGTTGTACTCGGGTTCGGCGTCGTAGGCCGCCGCTCGGAGCAGGACCTCGCGGAGCTGGGCCGCGTCCGCGGCGTCGAGGTCGGTGCGCCACTCGTACCGGATCATGATCCGCCCTACCGACCGCCGGAGACGGCGCGACCGGCCTCGACCAGTCTGCGTGTCTCCCTGCGGAACACCTGGTTCGCGATCTCATTGCGTCCGAGCATCATGTCGCCCGCGTCGGCGCTCCCCATGCCGCGCTGCGATCCGCGCAGGAGCGGGAAGTCCTCGTTGTGGAGCACCGCGAGGAGGATGTCCCAGTTCTTGGTCCACAGCCGCTCCCACCGCTCGGCCTCCATTCCGCTGTTCTCGACGGTCGGCACGATGAGTCGCTGCTCCATGCGCGACTGCGTCGGATCGGTCGGATGAGGACGGAAGGTCAAGAGTTGGAAGTGGTCGGGCTGGCGCAGAAGTGTGGAGTTCGGCAACAGGAAGTGCGTCTCGGTGACGTACTTGTCCAGAGGCTGCTCGCCGGGGTCCTCCTCGAGGAAGCGGTCGATCGTCTTACGCGGCGCGATGAAGCGGCAGTGCCGACCGAAGTCCTCGAAGGCCATGACGTTGGTGTGGATGATCTTGCCCGCGGTGTTCGGGTGCGCGTACTGGATGTGGTAGCCGTCCAGGAACGCGTCCTGCATGATCTTCCAGTTGGTCGGCTCGTCGAATCCGCCCGCCTTGAAGCACACCGAGTCCTCGAGTCGGTACTCCGACAGGATCGCGTCCATCTCCGGGCCGAGCCAGTCGGCGACGTCGATCGTGGCGTTCGCGTTGTCGACGACCCAGATGAAACCGTGCCGCTCCTCGACGGGGATCTCGATGAGTCCGTGCTCGGCGCGGTCGACGTCGCCGAAGGTGGTGTCGCGCGTGATGGTGCGCAGACTCCCGTCCGGATCGTACGACCAGCGGTGATACGGGCACGAGAAGATGCGGCAGCGCCCCTTCTCGCGGTCTTCGAGCAGCGCCCCGCGATGCCGGCAGAGATTCACGAACGCCTTGACGCTCCGATCCTTCTGGCGGATGACGATGATGTTGTTGCGGGGCATCTGCACCGTCATGAAGTCGTTGGGCTTGGCCAGTTCCGAGCCGTGGGCGACGATCGACGGCACCGTGCCGAAGATGTAGTCGCGCTCGTCCTGGGCGAGGACCGGGTCGGTGAACTCGCCCGGAGCGAAGTCGATGACCTCGTCGAACTTGTCTGTCGTCTCGTTGCGCAGGAGTTCCAGGGCGCGCCGGATCCGATCCTGGCGAGGAAGCGATGTCGTCATGAGAATTTCCCGTCGTGATCAAGGTGTCGAACGGTGTCTGGCAGTCGCCCGAACGCGGCTCCCCCGCCGACACCAATAAATCTATCGCATTTAGATTTAGTCGGCAATGTGTTCGCCGGAATCGAGGCGATCGGGGGCATCGCCGCACGCCCGGCCCGGAACGCGAAAAGCCGCGGTCGGACGCCCCTCCCGGCGCCCGACCGCGGGATCGAGTCAGCTCTCGGGCGTGAACTCGATCGGCATGCGCAGGCACCCTCGCACCTGCGACGCTTGGAACACGGGGGGATCCGACTCGACGAAACGGTAGTCGGGGATCCTCGCGTGGATCACCTCCATCGCCACCGCCAGTTCGATGCGCGCCAGATGCGATCCGAGACACCGGTGCGGACCGCCGCCGAACGAGAGGTGCCGGTTCGGACTCCGGTTCACATCGACGTCGGCCGGGGTCTCGAACTCTCTCGGATCCCGGTTGGCCGAAGCGAGGATCAGGATGATCTTGTCGCCCGCGGCGATCTGCACGCCACCGAGTTCGACGTCTCGGATCGCCCGACGGCCCGGGACCACCGCGGCCTCGATCCGAAGGATCTCCTCCACCGCGCTCGGGATCAGGTCCGGATCGTCGATGATCTGCTGACGCTGCTCGGGATTGGCGATGAAGTGCTTGATCATCCAGGCCAGCGAACCCTGCACGGTGTGCAGACCCGCGATGAGCAGCAGGAAGAACATGCGGTCGAGTTCCTCGTCGGTGAGCAGACGCAGACCGTCCTCCATCGCGACCTCGGTGTGAATGAGCGTGGAGGTGATGTCGTCGCCGGGGTTCGCCCGACGCTCGTCCACCATCTTCTGGAAGTAGGCGAACATCTGCATCGCGGCCTCGGCGCGCGCCTGCATCGACTCCTCTTCGGAGGCTCCGGGCTTGCCTAGCAGCGCCACGTCGGTCTGCGTCGTGAACAGCGGCGCGTCCTCGACCGGCCAGTCCATCAGCGTCAAGAAGATCCGCGCCGGCAGTTCGTGTGCGAACTCGGACACGTACTCCGCGGAGCCCCGCGAGGAGAATTCGCTGAGCAGATCGTTGACGACCAGGCGGATGTCGTCGGTCAGCTTCTTCATACGCGCCGGGCCGAACAGCGGCTGAAGAGCTTTGCGGTAGCCGGTGTGCTCGGGGGGATCGAGCTCGATCGGAATGAACTTGCCGAACGCATCGCTGGTGATGAGGTTGTTCGGGAAGCTCGAGTAGGTCTCGGCGTCGCGAAGCACCTCGTGGACCTCCTCGTAGCCGGTGACGATCCAGTGGCCGCCGTAGAGCGGCGACCAGACCACCGGTCCGATGGCGGCCAACTCGGCCGCGCGTTCCTGGAACCGGTCGACGGGCGCCGCCAGGCCGGCGTCGTAGACGTCGAAGTCGACTGTGACGTCTTCTCGTGCGCGTAGGGCTGCGGTCATGACACTTCCTTCGAGTTTCGTGGGATGGAGCGACACGGCGGGCGCGCCGGGTCGGGAAGCTTGGTTCAGGAGGCCGGGACGAGCGTCAACGCACGCTCCGGGCAGGCGAGGACCGCCGCCTCGGCCGCATCGGCCTCGGCACCGGTCAGCATTCGATCCGGGAGGATCGGATCTCCCTGTTCGTCGCAATCGATGAGGTCCGGCGCCGTGCCGTAGCACATTCCGTGCCCGGCGCACGCGACACGATCGACGACGAGTCGGTGTCCGTCCGACATCACTGCTCGTTCGGGTTGGGCTGGTTCAGGTCCTCGGCGAACCACATGCCCACGCGCGACAGGGTGCCGCCGTCGCCCGAGCTCCAGACGGCGCCCGAGACGTACTCGGCGTCGTCGGAGACCATGAACAGCGCCATCTTCGCGTGATCGAGGAGCGACGGCGGACGGTTCCGCTTCAACGGGATCGGCGAGACGAACGGCTCCCACGGTCCGGCCACCTCCTCGTACGACTGGCCGACGACCGGCGAGCCCGCGGGCATCAGGAAGTTCGGCGACATTCCGTGGGTCGGCGCGATCGCGTTCACGCGGATGCCGTACGGACCGAGATCCAGGCTCAGACCCCGGACGAGTCCGTTCACACCGGCCTTCGTCGCGCTGTAGAAGGAGATGTCGTGGTACGCCACCATCGACGCCGCCGACGACGTCGCGAGGATGACGCCGCCGCCCGCCGCCTTCATCACCGGCACCGCGGCCTGGGCCGTGTAGATCACACCCGACAGGTTCACGCCCAACACCTGGTGCCAGTCCTCGACGGTCAAGTCCTCGAACAGCACCTGCTCGCCGCCGGCCACCGTCGGGACGCCGCCGCGCGAGACGACGCCGGCGTTCGCCCAGGCGATGTCGAGCTTGCCGAACTTCTTCACCGTCTCGTCGACGGCGGCGGTGATCTGGTCGCGCTGGGCGACGTCCGCCGTGATCGCGATCGCCTCGCCACCGGCCTTCTCGACCTGCTCCAC from Gordonia humi encodes:
- a CDS encoding enoyl-CoA hydratase-related protein, with protein sequence MTALIERPTLWVERRDTTAVVWLNRPDRLNAFTYGMRDDLVAAFDATDADDTVRAVVVTGTGRAFCAGADLEAGGDTFLPEDGVDGVPPDSGGVAALRVFESRKPVIMAINGPAAGVGVTMSLPGDVRIASDTAKFAFVFTRRGLVPEACSTWFLPRIVGMPTALRWTIAGSTVTADQALSAGLVSEVVPAAAVLDRALALADEFAAGTSPVSVALTRAMMWRMSACEDPRRAHAVESQMLYERGRSGDVREGVASFLEKRTPDFPDRVSTTVGDFDWTPRT
- a CDS encoding class I adenylate-forming enzyme family protein gives rise to the protein MTATIGAALDWWGRTKPQDVALVFDGAEIDYGTLRDWTGRAARHLVETTGVKPGDRVGLLGPNSLEWPVAALSVLKSAGVLVPLNSRYQPAELRKIADEAGLTAVVVAPGFEDLAAETAGMGDEFAIVPFAELTSLRDGGADRFRVDAEPDEPITILFTSGSTGLSKGVVLTNRTLLSIVLENTLTEEGFRPGTTTLLVLPLAFTPGLVYGLLITTVLGGTLVVEPDLVPSRAVSLLEKHSVEAIFGVPLIFEALSRAPEFAGADLSSLKTAIVGGAAVPGDLLKRWADKGVLLRQIYGMTEAGGVATATVRSEAMEFPDRCGTGSIFTEVKVFDSDGNEAAPGETGELVVRGPGVTPGYWNDPETTAEALRGGWLHSGDLGEADEQGRVKFVDRLKDLIISGGINISPVELESAIGAIDGVVEVAVIAATDERFGETPAAIVTVTGDVDAATIVEHCSTVLADFKVPRYVVVTADPLPRLPSGKIAKSAIRDEYKDVHVRFEKVR
- a CDS encoding acyl-CoA dehydrogenase family protein — encoded protein: MDSDLFEADHLAYADSVRRFVARDVVPHLDSWEENREIDRSVWTAAGRQGLLGLAVPEQYGGSGVTDYRFRVALINELARVGASSLQSGFSTNDDIVLNYLLRLADEEQSQRWLPGFTTGETIGAIAMTEPGTGSDLQGITTTAARVDGGWRLSGSKTFITSGILADLVIVVARTDADAGSKGFTLFVVEEGMAGFRRGRKLRKVGLQAQDTAELFFDDVVVPDANVLGEVGGAFGHLMDSLPLERLGIALAGQFSAEAALRWTVDYVRERRAFGKAIGDFQNTSFTLADHVSRTEACRAYLDRAVERYNAGTLTPEDAAKTKLIATENQWAVLDACVQLHGGYGYMLEYPVARAFTDARIQRIYGGTNEIMRLIIGRHELSRAS
- a CDS encoding N-acetyltransferase, whose protein sequence is MIRYEWRTDLDAADAAQLREVLLRAAAYDAEPEYNSIDPADVERDLAPGSGVRHLVIWLEARPRTLDGPDEPERVAGVVRLVDRGDGRADGTIVIDPDLRSIGIVTLLLEREGVDASGPDGWLGSGFAGIRSWARGNHPASGRIGDRNLLPRTRRVWKLVRPSVEVAAGDADRVVDLGSDDAAAIEELLASRVGHDRPALDAEDRSVVGVRGEAGLSGLVEIDLRPVYVEEFGRCASAALLAYSPSLTDAECRAVLTDLLVGAGARAAQSGLDGLIAYVSSDDDALVAVSRRVGLQHDRTDVLYEIR
- a CDS encoding aromatic ring-hydroxylating oxygenase subunit alpha yields the protein MTTSLPRQDRIRRALELLRNETTDKFDEVIDFAPGEFTDPVLAQDERDYIFGTVPSIVAHGSELAKPNDFMTVQMPRNNIIVIRQKDRSVKAFVNLCRHRGALLEDREKGRCRIFSCPYHRWSYDPDGSLRTITRDTTFGDVDRAEHGLIEIPVEERHGFIWVVDNANATIDVADWLGPEMDAILSEYRLEDSVCFKAGGFDEPTNWKIMQDAFLDGYHIQYAHPNTAGKIIHTNVMAFEDFGRHCRFIAPRKTIDRFLEEDPGEQPLDKYVTETHFLLPNSTLLRQPDHFQLLTFRPHPTDPTQSRMEQRLIVPTVENSGMEAERWERLWTKNWDILLAVLHNEDFPLLRGSQRGMGSADAGDMMLGRNEIANQVFRRETRRLVEAGRAVSGGR
- a CDS encoding cytochrome P450 — translated: MTAALRAREDVTVDFDVYDAGLAAPVDRFQERAAELAAIGPVVWSPLYGGHWIVTGYEEVHEVLRDAETYSSFPNNLITSDAFGKFIPIELDPPEHTGYRKALQPLFGPARMKKLTDDIRLVVNDLLSEFSSRGSAEYVSEFAHELPARIFLTLMDWPVEDAPLFTTQTDVALLGKPGASEEESMQARAEAAMQMFAYFQKMVDERRANPGDDITSTLIHTEVAMEDGLRLLTDEELDRMFFLLLIAGLHTVQGSLAWMIKHFIANPEQRQQIIDDPDLIPSAVEEILRIEAAVVPGRRAIRDVELGGVQIAAGDKIILILASANRDPREFETPADVDVNRSPNRHLSFGGGPHRCLGSHLARIELAVAMEVIHARIPDYRFVESDPPVFQASQVRGCLRMPIEFTPES
- a CDS encoding ferredoxin, which codes for MSDGHRLVVDRVACAGHGMCYGTAPDLIDCDEQGDPILPDRMLTGAEADAAEAAVLACPERALTLVPAS
- a CDS encoding SDR family NAD(P)-dependent oxidoreductase, whose amino-acid sequence is MKLEGKVALITGAGSGLGRESSKLFSAEGAKVAVVDIDPERAAGTVEQVEKAGGEAIAITADVAQRDQITAAVDETVKKFGKLDIAWANAGVVSRGGVPTVAGGEQVLFEDLTVEDWHQVLGVNLSGVIYTAQAAVPVMKAAGGGVILATSSAASMVAYHDISFYSATKAGVNGLVRGLSLDLGPYGIRVNAIAPTHGMSPNFLMPAGSPVVGQSYEEVAGPWEPFVSPIPLKRNRPPSLLDHAKMALFMVSDDAEYVSGAVWSSGDGGTLSRVGMWFAEDLNQPNPNEQ